From one Gossypium hirsutum isolate 1008001.06 chromosome D08, Gossypium_hirsutum_v2.1, whole genome shotgun sequence genomic stretch:
- the LOC107913247 gene encoding protein TRANSPORT INHIBITOR RESPONSE 1, whose product MHKKMAFSFPDEVLEHVFSFIQSDKDRNAVSMVCKSWYEIERWCRRKVFVGNCYAVSPRMVIRRFPEFRSIELKGKPHFADFNLVPDGWGGYVSPWIEEMAGAYPWLEEIRLKRMVVTDESLELIAKSFKNFKVLVLSSCEGFSTDGLAVIAASCKNLKELDLRDCEVDDLSAHWLSHFPETYTSLVSLNISCLGSDEVSFSALERLVGRCTNLKTLRLNRAVPLDKIANILRHAPQLVEFGTGTYTADVRPDVYSDLAGVFSSCKELKSLSGFWDVVPDYLPAIYPVCSKLTSLNLSYATIQSPDLIKLVSHCPNLQRLLVLDYIEDSGLEVLASSCKDLQELRVFPSDPFGAEPNVSLTEQGLVAVSLGCPKLQSVLYFCRRMSNEALVTIARNRPNFTRFRLCIIEPKTADYLTLEPLDVGFGAIVQYCKDLKRLSLSGLLTDRVFEYIGTYAKKLEMLSVAFAGDSDLGLHHVLSGCESLRKLEIRDCPFGDKALLANAAKLETMRSLWMSSCAVSFAACKLLGQKMPRLNVEVIDERGPPDSRPENCPVDKLYIYRSIAGPRFDMPPFVWTMDEDSGLRLS is encoded by the exons ATGCATAAGAAAATGGCGTTTTCGTTCCCAGACGAGGTGCTGGAGCATGTGTTCTCATtcatacaatcagataaagaccGGAACGCGGTGTCGATGGTGTGTAAATCGTGGTACGAGATCGAGCGTTGGTGTCGGAGGAAAGTGTTTGTGGGGAACTGTTACGCTGTGAGCCCGAGGATGGTGATCAGACGGTTCCCCGAGTTTAGATCCATTGAGTTGAAAGGGAAACCGCACTTTGCGGATTTCAATCTGGTGCCGGACGGATGGGGAGGTTACGTGTCTCCCTGGATCGAGGAGATGGCTGGAGCTTATCCTTGGCTCGAAGAGATTCGACTTAAAAGGATGGTCGTTACCGACGAAAGCTTGGAGCTTATTGCTAAGTCGTTTAAGAACTTCAAAGTGTTGGTGCTTTCTTCTTGTGAAGGGTTTTCAACTGATGGTCTCGCTGTCATTGCTGCTAGCTGCAA GAATCTGAAAGAGCTGGACTTGCGAGACTGTGAAGTGGATGATTTGAGTGCGCATTGGCTCAGTCATTTTCCCGAAACATACACATCACTGGTGTCCCTTAACATTTCTTGCTTAGGGTCTGATGAAGTTAGTTTTTCAGCGTTGGAACGCCTGGTGGGTAGATGTACTAACCTCAAGACTCTCCGGCTCAACCGTGCAGTGCCCCTGGATAAGATTGCCAACATTTTACGTCATGCACCGCAGCTGGTTGAATTCGGTACTGGCACCTACACGGCTGATGTACGGCCAGATGTCTACTCAGATTTGGCCGGAGTGTTTTCTAGTTGCAAGGAACTAAAGAGCTTGTCTGGATTTTGGGATGTGGTCCCGGATTACCTTCCTGCCATTTACCCTGTCTGCTCAAAATTAACATCACTGAACCTGAGCTATGCTACTATACAAAGTCCTGATCTTATCAAGCTTGTAAGCCACTGTCCGAATTTGCAGCGCCTATTG GTACTTGATTACATTGAAGATAGTGGGCTTGAGGTGCTTGCATCTAGTTGCAAGGACTTGCAGGAATTACGTGTGTTTCCATCTGATCCATTTGGTGCAGAGCCAAATGTGTCCTTGACAGAACAGGGCCTTGTTGCCGTATCTTTGGGTTGTCCCAAGCTACAATCAGTATTGTACTTCTGCCGCCGAATGTCTAATGAGGCATTAGTTACTATTGCTCGGAACCGTCCAAACTTCACAAGGTTTCGCCTTTGTATAATTGAGCCTAAAACAGCTGATTACCTGACTCTCGAGCCACTTGATGTTGGTTTTGGAGCCATTGTTCAGTACTGCAAGGATCTCAAGCGTCTTTCCCTCTCTGGTCTTCTTACAGATCGTGTATTCGAATATATTGGGACATACGCGAAGAAGCTTGAGATGCTGTCTGTGGCTTTTGCAGGAGATAGTGATTTGGGACTACATCATGTGCTTTCCGGGTGTGAAAGCCTTCGGAAACTGGAGATCAGAGATTGCCCCTTTGGTGACAAGGCTCTTTTGGCCAATGCTGCAAAGCTGGAGACAATGCGATCCCTTTGGATGTCTTCTTGCGCTGTGAGCTTCGCAGCATGTAAGCTGCTAGGTCAGAAGATGCCAAGGTTGAATGTTGAAGTTATAGATGAGAGGGGACCTCCTGATTCAAGACCAGAGAACTGCCCAGTTGATAAGCTCTACATATATAGGTCCATTGCAGGGCCAAGGTTCGACATGCCTCCTTTTGTTTGGACAATGGATGAAGATTCTGGATTGAGGCTTTCATGA